In a genomic window of Verrucomicrobiota bacterium:
- a CDS encoding nodulation protein NfeD, with the protein MACWAALVPVAVPAETVCLIHVNGVIGPATAGYVSRSIDAARARRAQCLVIQLNTPGGLLDSTQKIVQTFLASPVPVVVYVAPLGATATSAGCFITMAANVAAMAPATTIGAAHPVVLGGAPGGGEQQLDPTMKQKLENFSVSYIEAIAGRRHHNAEWAKSAVRDSASVTSEKALELKVIDLIAADLADLLNQLNGREIDGRTLKTAGATVAKIKMSVGERVSQVIFRPEVMFILMLIAVYGIIGELTAPGAILPGVAGAIALILALYLAAVLPVNVTGFALVILAVGLFAIDAFAPTHGVLTAGGIISFVLGSLMLFNRSDPLFRLSLSYIIAATLVTAAFFMFVVGKGLRAQRLPPKTGVGTMVGKTATALTPIDAEGGQVFIEGEYWRAVSDAPIETGRLAEVTAVHGLTLTVKPKAGAE; encoded by the coding sequence ATGGCTTGCTGGGCAGCACTCGTCCCGGTCGCCGTACCGGCTGAAACGGTTTGTTTGATCCATGTGAACGGCGTGATTGGCCCGGCCACGGCGGGTTACGTTTCGCGAAGCATTGACGCCGCGCGGGCCCGCCGCGCGCAATGCCTGGTCATTCAGCTTAACACCCCGGGCGGTTTGCTGGATTCCACCCAGAAGATCGTGCAAACATTTCTGGCGTCACCGGTGCCTGTGGTGGTTTACGTGGCGCCCCTGGGGGCAACTGCCACCAGCGCGGGCTGCTTCATCACCATGGCGGCAAACGTCGCCGCCATGGCTCCGGCCACGACCATCGGTGCGGCGCATCCCGTCGTCCTGGGAGGCGCACCTGGTGGCGGGGAACAGCAACTTGACCCGACGATGAAGCAAAAGCTCGAGAACTTCTCGGTCAGCTACATCGAAGCCATCGCCGGCCGGCGTCACCATAATGCCGAGTGGGCCAAATCCGCCGTGCGGGACAGTGCGTCGGTCACCTCGGAAAAGGCGCTCGAACTGAAGGTCATCGACCTGATCGCCGCCGATCTGGCGGACTTGTTGAACCAGCTGAACGGACGCGAAATCGACGGCAGAACGCTCAAAACCGCCGGCGCGACCGTGGCAAAGATCAAGATGTCGGTCGGCGAACGCGTTTCCCAGGTGATTTTCCGGCCCGAGGTAATGTTCATCCTGATGCTGATCGCCGTCTATGGAATCATCGGTGAGCTAACCGCACCCGGTGCGATCCTTCCGGGCGTCGCCGGCGCAATCGCGTTGATTCTGGCGCTCTACCTGGCGGCCGTTTTACCCGTCAACGTCACCGGCTTCGCGCTGGTCATCCTGGCGGTGGGATTATTTGCCATCGACGCCTTCGCGCCCACCCACGGTGTGCTGACGGCCGGCGGCATCATCTCCTTTGTGCTCGGCTCGCTCATGCTCTTCAATCGTTCCGATCCGCTGTTTCGCTTGTCCCTCAGCTATATCATCGCGGCAACCCTGGTGACGGCGGCGTTCTTTATGTTTGTCGTCGGCAAGGGTTTGCGTGCCCAGCGGTTGCCGCCGAAGACCGGGGTCGGAACGATGGTGGGCAAAACGGCGACTGCCTTGACCCCGATCGACGCAGAGGGCGGCCAGGTTTTTATTGAGGGCGAGTATTGGCGGGCCGTGAGCGATGCACCGATCGAAACGGGCCGGCTCGCCGAGGTTACGGCCGTGCACGGTCTCACGTTGACCGTAAAACCGAAAGCGGGGGCCGAATAA
- a CDS encoding N-acetylmuramoyl-L-alanine amidase, which translates to MRGWSAILAAVFLAASHVGAFDWTVIKFEGRDYVPLQDVARFYNFIQADYSYDHLQLSNTVLRMQGSVNSRELYLNGLKFILSFPIIGIDNRPAISRIDLSKLVEPVLRPARIQTAPARTIVLDAGHGGFDQGARSVRGNEKDFTLDVVLRARDLLQAAGYNVRLTRSADVFIPLELRAAFASYQSNALFISVHFNSGMRADAEGIETYCLAPRGVPSSNDITLTFSDFRPCLGNVRDPENIALATAIHTALITRLGVGDRGIKRARFVVLRDNTVPGVLIEGGFLTNAVDDMRVANPAFRQNMAQAIVQGIEAYNRAVERGTAGSAGAIAKGNTAPPLSSSINTNSAAAATPGSIWTPFSNDVYALPEAAK; encoded by the coding sequence ATGCGAGGGTGGTCGGCAATTCTCGCCGCGGTTTTTCTGGCGGCTTCGCACGTCGGCGCCTTCGACTGGACGGTGATAAAATTCGAGGGGCGCGATTATGTGCCGTTGCAGGACGTTGCCCGTTTTTACAATTTTATCCAGGCCGACTACTCGTATGACCACCTGCAACTGTCGAACACCGTGTTGCGGATGCAGGGAAGCGTCAACTCTCGCGAGCTTTACCTGAACGGGCTCAAGTTCATCCTGAGCTTTCCCATTATCGGTATAGATAATCGGCCGGCCATTTCGCGGATCGACCTGAGTAAGCTGGTCGAACCGGTGCTGAGGCCCGCCCGGATCCAGACCGCTCCGGCTCGAACCATCGTCCTGGATGCCGGCCATGGCGGGTTCGATCAGGGCGCACGCAGCGTTCGCGGCAACGAGAAGGATTTCACCCTGGATGTAGTGCTGCGTGCCCGCGACCTGTTGCAAGCCGCCGGGTACAACGTGCGCCTCACCCGGTCGGCTGACGTTTTCATCCCGCTCGAACTGCGGGCCGCATTCGCCAGTTACCAGAGCAACGCATTGTTCATCAGCGTGCATTTCAATTCCGGAATGCGCGCGGACGCTGAAGGAATTGAAACCTACTGCCTGGCGCCGCGCGGGGTGCCGTCGTCCAATGACATCACCCTGACCTTTTCGGACTTTCGGCCTTGTCTCGGCAACGTGCGCGATCCGGAAAACATCGCCCTGGCGACCGCCATCCATACCGCCCTGATCACGCGGCTGGGCGTTGGCGACCGCGGCATAAAGCGCGCGCGGTTCGTCGTGCTTCGCGATAATACGGTGCCGGGAGTTCTGATCGAAGGCGGGTTCCTTACCAATGCCGTCGACGATATGCGCGTCGCGAATCCCGCTTTCCGGCAGAACATGGCTCAGGCCATCGTTCAGGGAATCGAGGCTTACAACCGTGCCGTCGAACGCGGCACCGCCGGTTCGGCCGGCGCCATCGCCAAGGGCAACACTGCCCCCCCGCTGAGCAGCAGCATCAACACCAACAGCGCCGCCGCCGCCACGCCCGGCAGTATTTGGACGCCGTTTTCCAACGACGTTTATGCACTTCCCGAAGCCGCAAAATAG
- a CDS encoding sugar ABC transporter substrate-binding protein yields the protein MIKSKIVFRLACAVSLLIPFSGVAQVRPRIVAVTHGQAADSFWLVVRNGLEAAAKETGSDLDYRAPETFDMAAMAQMIDAAVASKPDGLIVAIPDAAALAKSIRAAAAAKIPVIAINSGWDSYKKVGCLMYIGQQEENAGKKAGERMKDMGMKKVLILNQEAGNAALEQRIKGFKDGFEGPFHHVSMLAVPLDYMECEEAVTAYLHDHDEVDGILALGPVAAEPAMQSLDEVGRTGKIKLCTFDISPTVVDALVSKRIDFAVDQQQWLQGYLPVVFLANYVKYGLLVQDDLVLTGPIFVTQEDAGRVVDLTTLGIR from the coding sequence ATGATAAAATCTAAAATCGTTTTCCGGCTCGCCTGTGCGGTGAGCTTGCTCATCCCGTTCTCAGGCGTTGCGCAGGTCAGGCCGAGGATCGTCGCCGTCACCCACGGCCAGGCAGCCGATTCGTTCTGGCTCGTCGTAAGAAACGGCTTGGAAGCCGCCGCCAAGGAGACCGGCAGCGACCTCGATTATCGTGCACCCGAGACGTTCGACATGGCGGCAATGGCGCAGATGATCGATGCGGCCGTGGCGTCCAAGCCGGACGGTCTGATCGTGGCGATTCCGGACGCCGCCGCCTTGGCTAAATCGATCCGGGCAGCAGCGGCGGCAAAAATTCCGGTGATCGCGATCAACTCGGGTTGGGACTCGTACAAAAAGGTCGGGTGCCTCATGTACATCGGGCAACAAGAGGAGAACGCCGGGAAAAAAGCCGGGGAACGCATGAAGGACATGGGGATGAAGAAGGTCCTCATCCTTAACCAGGAAGCGGGCAACGCAGCTTTGGAACAGCGGATCAAAGGCTTCAAAGACGGTTTCGAAGGCCCATTCCACCACGTGAGCATGCTCGCGGTGCCGCTGGATTACATGGAATGCGAGGAAGCGGTCACCGCCTACCTGCACGACCACGATGAGGTCGACGGGATTCTGGCCCTCGGACCGGTGGCGGCCGAACCCGCGATGCAGTCACTCGATGAAGTCGGCAGAACCGGCAAGATCAAGCTTTGCACCTTCGACATCTCACCTACCGTCGTCGATGCGCTTGTGAGCAAACGGATCGATTTCGCCGTCGACCAGCAACAATGGCTCCAAGGGTATCTCCCGGTTGTGTTCCTGGCAAATTACGTGAAGTACGGCTTGCTGGTGCAGGACGACCTGGTTCTGACCGGGCCGATTTTCGTGACGCAGGAAGACGCCGGGCGGGTGGTGGACCTGACCACGCTGGGAATTCGGTAA
- a CDS encoding glutamate racemase, which yields MHFPKPQNSDPASQPIGVFDSGIGGLTVVRALRELLPEEDIFYLGDTARLPYGGKDRATIERYSLEIAGLLLAENAKMIVVACNTASALALPRLQQTLRTPVSGVIVPGARAAVQQTRNGKIGVLATRATVASAAYDQAIDAAAAGVEVISQACPLLVPLIEEAWLEDPVTREVLERYLNPLLAAGVDTLVLGCTHYPLLEPLIAEVAGPDVALIDSAFNCAAAVRQVLEEKGLRNTRATPGNLQVALTDSFNPFLKTVEAVLRLRIDQLERRVVQGVTILPPLSVTV from the coding sequence ATGCACTTCCCGAAGCCGCAAAATAGTGATCCGGCCAGTCAGCCGATCGGGGTCTTTGATTCCGGCATCGGCGGCCTCACGGTGGTTCGCGCCCTTCGCGAACTGCTGCCGGAGGAAGATATTTTCTACCTCGGCGACACCGCCCGGTTGCCGTATGGGGGCAAAGACCGGGCCACGATCGAGCGTTACAGCCTGGAAATTGCCGGGCTGCTCCTGGCCGAAAATGCCAAGATGATCGTGGTGGCGTGCAACACCGCCTCCGCCCTGGCTTTACCGCGCCTGCAGCAGACCCTGCGCACCCCGGTCTCGGGGGTGATCGTCCCAGGCGCCCGCGCCGCCGTCCAGCAGACCCGGAACGGCAAAATCGGCGTTTTGGCGACCCGCGCCACCGTGGCGAGCGCGGCTTACGACCAGGCGATCGATGCCGCTGCCGCAGGGGTCGAGGTCATAAGCCAGGCTTGCCCTTTGCTGGTACCATTGATCGAAGAAGCCTGGCTTGAAGACCCCGTGACGCGGGAAGTGCTGGAACGTTATTTGAACCCGTTGCTCGCAGCCGGTGTCGATACGCTGGTCCTCGGTTGTACCCACTACCCCTTATTGGAACCGTTAATTGCGGAGGTCGCCGGCCCGGACGTTGCCCTGATCGATTCGGCGTTCAACTGCGCTGCCGCGGTGCGCCAGGTGCTCGAAGAGAAAGGGTTGCGCAACACCCGTGCTACCCCCGGCAATCTTCAGGTCGCCCTGACCGACAGCTTCAACCCCTTTTTGAAGACCGTCGAGGCCGTGCTGCGCCTCCGGATCGATCAACTCGAGCGCCGGGTGGTTCAGGGCGTCACGATTCTGCCACCGCTATCGGTCACGGTATAA
- a CDS encoding HNH endonuclease has protein sequence MNDVLHKCTVLVLNRNWQAINVRSPAQAFCMMANGNATALDIQEAGDMRPVKWSEWLELPVRGEDNAVSTIRGLVRVPTVLVLTRYGRVPRRRPKLSPKGIWERDGGLCQYTGRKLAPHEGNIDHVVPRSRGGQTTWENCVLADRRVNSLKGSRLPEEVGLELRKRPEAPRELPTTCFIRNAHNITDWKHFLVPLDLSSQG, from the coding sequence ATGAACGATGTCCTGCATAAATGCACGGTTCTGGTTCTGAATCGGAACTGGCAGGCGATCAACGTAAGGTCGCCGGCACAAGCCTTTTGCATGATGGCTAACGGCAACGCGACCGCCCTCGACATTCAGGAGGCCGGGGATATGCGACCGGTAAAATGGTCCGAATGGCTGGAATTACCGGTTCGTGGAGAGGACAACGCGGTCAGCACGATCCGCGGTCTGGTTCGGGTCCCCACGGTTTTGGTTCTGACCCGTTATGGCCGCGTTCCGAGGCGCCGGCCGAAGTTGTCGCCCAAAGGGATTTGGGAACGGGACGGGGGACTCTGCCAATACACCGGGCGCAAGCTGGCGCCGCACGAAGGCAACATCGACCACGTCGTGCCGCGTTCCCGCGGGGGACAAACCACCTGGGAAAATTGTGTGCTGGCCGACCGTCGCGTGAACAGCCTGAAGGGCAGCCGCCTGCCTGAAGAAGTTGGTTTAGAGCTGCGCAAGAGGCCGGAAGCACCCCGGGAATTGCCCACCACGTGTTTCATCCGCAACGCTCACAACATCACCGATTGGAAACATTTTCTGGTGCCGCTTGACTTGAGCAGCCAAGGTTGA
- a CDS encoding histidinol-phosphatase — MPLPCDYHNHPQAHLLQPYTLDLLLPWISRARQTGIRSLAFTDHDRYHEGVDFDVVDRLREQHPDVEILIGIELDNDPVTSERGTRWVEQHWDELDFVLGSVHYLPGATEMFDRADQSGQLTDRYGLEKAFDLYRAELEKIVRRGFVDCLAHLDLIKIHHLYPDGYEPGTWFRPVLEMIQAAGLAIEASTAGWRKTVGEQYPHTAILELARDRNLPVTTASDAHAPAQLAAGFNRLEKVLNQAGVTNLVRFTRHRRMA, encoded by the coding sequence ATGCCGTTGCCGTGCGATTACCACAACCATCCGCAAGCTCATCTGCTGCAGCCATACACCCTCGATTTGCTTCTACCCTGGATTTCCCGGGCACGCCAAACCGGCATCCGGAGCCTGGCGTTTACCGACCACGACCGCTACCATGAAGGAGTCGATTTCGACGTCGTCGATCGCCTCAGGGAGCAGCACCCGGACGTAGAGATCCTGATCGGAATCGAACTCGACAATGACCCGGTAACCTCCGAGCGCGGTACGCGTTGGGTGGAACAACACTGGGACGAACTCGACTTCGTGCTCGGATCGGTCCATTACCTCCCCGGCGCGACGGAGATGTTCGATCGTGCCGACCAGAGCGGGCAGTTAACGGACCGGTACGGGCTGGAAAAGGCTTTTGATCTATATCGTGCGGAACTGGAGAAAATCGTGCGGCGCGGGTTCGTTGACTGTCTTGCGCACCTTGACCTGATTAAGATCCATCACCTTTACCCGGACGGCTACGAACCGGGCACCTGGTTCAGGCCGGTCCTTGAAATGATCCAGGCGGCCGGATTGGCCATCGAAGCGAGTACGGCCGGTTGGCGCAAAACGGTGGGCGAACAATACCCGCACACCGCCATTCTCGAACTGGCGCGCGACCGCAATCTGCCGGTCACCACCGCCTCCGACGCGCACGCGCCGGCTCAACTGGCCGCGGGCTTCAACCGGCTTGAAAAGGTTTTGAACCAAGCCGGCGTGACCAACCTCGTCCGGTTCACGCGCCACCGGAGAATGGCATAA
- a CDS encoding ClcB-like voltage-gated chloride channel protein, which yields MDTSREQSDPRRVSASTLSLLKLKVWLVEHLRIRERQAMLIWAVVIGVLGCTADESFRRVSDFVHFLATDSNLEIISSFSRLSWWQRLAVPTIGGLLAGSTLWLGNRLLAGVRQKSTTDYLEAIVVGNGILSLPASFVKTLSALFSISTGASIGREGPLVQISSLVASLIGQARNFPVPQRRQLVACGAAAGLASAYNAPIAASFFVAEIILGTVVVEALGPLILAAVVSTFTSQLLHGGGPIYKSPGLTLHSQWELIPLSVVGVVSGFLAPAYLKFLRITERMFSKVHVPVPAKVALGGLIVGALSILSPEVCGNGQGLLVSLFHQNWFWDEILAILLLKLIATAAIFGSGAVGGVFTPTLFIGASIGMVYGRAVLHLAPFLQPDPLAYGIVGMGSFISAATGAPLMSILLGFELTLDYQIAPLLMVNCVVAYYCSSLFERRFMYGESLERKGAAFFNQQLAEANLGDLIRRNPLTLPKNATLAEIARAFVNNQFQHIYVVDKDDRFLGAISLHTIKEFLNQPELETVIVATDIIDDNFPRISQPEGIGEALEKFSATHAERLPVVDNLLSQRLIGSISKTDLIIHLAGKQSASREGALSSA from the coding sequence ATGGACACCAGCCGAGAACAGAGCGACCCAAGGCGCGTCTCCGCGTCGACGCTTTCACTGCTGAAGCTGAAGGTTTGGCTGGTCGAACACCTGCGGATCCGGGAGCGGCAGGCGATGCTCATCTGGGCTGTGGTGATCGGCGTTCTGGGCTGCACCGCCGACGAGAGTTTTCGGAGGGTCAGCGACTTCGTGCATTTCCTGGCGACCGACAGCAATCTGGAAATCATTTCGTCTTTTTCCCGGCTGTCGTGGTGGCAAAGACTCGCCGTACCCACGATCGGTGGACTGCTGGCGGGGTCCACCCTCTGGCTCGGGAACCGTCTTCTCGCGGGCGTCCGCCAAAAATCGACGACTGATTACCTGGAGGCGATCGTGGTCGGAAACGGTATACTTTCGCTTCCGGCCAGCTTCGTAAAGACGTTGTCGGCGTTGTTTTCCATCAGCACCGGGGCATCCATCGGCCGGGAAGGACCGCTGGTGCAGATCTCCTCCCTGGTCGCTTCATTAATCGGCCAGGCCCGGAATTTTCCGGTGCCGCAGCGGCGCCAACTGGTCGCGTGCGGCGCGGCCGCCGGCCTGGCCAGCGCTTACAACGCGCCGATCGCCGCTTCGTTTTTTGTCGCTGAGATTATTCTGGGGACGGTGGTGGTCGAGGCGCTGGGACCGTTGATCCTGGCGGCGGTGGTCTCGACTTTCACTTCTCAGCTCCTGCACGGCGGCGGACCCATCTACAAGTCGCCGGGCCTGACCCTGCACAGCCAGTGGGAACTCATCCCGTTGTCGGTCGTCGGCGTCGTCTCGGGCTTCCTGGCGCCGGCTTACCTGAAGTTTTTGCGAATTACCGAGCGGATGTTCTCCAAGGTTCACGTCCCGGTACCGGCGAAAGTTGCGCTCGGCGGTCTGATCGTGGGCGCCCTGTCAATTCTCAGTCCCGAAGTGTGCGGGAACGGCCAGGGGCTGCTGGTTTCCCTCTTTCACCAGAATTGGTTCTGGGACGAGATTCTCGCCATCCTTTTGCTTAAGCTGATCGCGACCGCCGCCATCTTCGGTTCAGGGGCCGTGGGCGGTGTTTTTACGCCGACGCTGTTCATCGGCGCGTCGATCGGCATGGTGTACGGCCGGGCCGTTCTTCACCTCGCGCCGTTTTTGCAACCGGACCCGTTGGCGTACGGCATCGTCGGCATGGGCTCCTTCATTTCCGCAGCGACCGGGGCGCCGTTGATGTCCATTCTACTGGGATTCGAGCTCACCCTGGATTACCAGATTGCACCGCTGCTCATGGTGAATTGCGTCGTCGCCTACTACTGCAGCAGCCTCTTCGAGCGGCGATTCATGTACGGGGAATCCCTCGAGCGCAAAGGCGCCGCCTTCTTCAACCAGCAACTGGCCGAGGCAAACCTGGGCGACCTGATCCGGCGCAACCCCCTGACGCTCCCCAAGAACGCAACCCTGGCGGAGATCGCGCGCGCGTTCGTGAACAACCAGTTCCAGCATATCTACGTGGTCGATAAGGATGACCGGTTCCTCGGCGCGATTTCACTCCACACCATCAAAGAATTCCTCAACCAGCCTGAACTCGAGACCGTGATCGTTGCGACCGATATCATAGACGACAATTTCCCGCGCATCTCGCAGCCGGAGGGAATCGGCGAGGCCCTGGAGAAGTTTTCAGCCACACACGCCGAGCGCTTACCGGTAGTCGATAATCTCCTCTCGCAGCGGCTCATCGGCAGCATTTCGAAGACGGACCTGATCATTCATCTCGCCGGTAAACAAAGTGCAAGCCGGGAAGGAGCCCTTTCGTCGGCATGA
- a CDS encoding methyltransferase domain-containing protein, which translates to MVNFLLPDFQDWPVSLFPDRVVLVNKILPGLAEPGVTMLWVGCRPYTRRYPGMIERRGALCYTLEIDPAARRWGHPKRHTVGDLQKVAALYLPEQFDVALVNGVFGWGVNSVEGQNEAVEGLARVLKPGGLLMLGWNTNRSCDPCKLPAVTRFFTPSQRPGFERRIAFGAVTHVYDFLSRRANPLERPACGG; encoded by the coding sequence ATGGTGAACTTTCTTCTGCCGGACTTTCAGGATTGGCCTGTCTCACTGTTTCCGGACCGTGTGGTGCTGGTTAATAAGATCCTGCCCGGACTCGCTGAGCCGGGGGTTACCATGCTCTGGGTGGGCTGCCGGCCTTACACTCGCCGCTATCCGGGCATGATTGAAAGGCGGGGTGCCCTTTGTTACACCCTTGAGATCGACCCGGCCGCCCGACGCTGGGGCCACCCCAAGAGGCACACGGTGGGAGATTTGCAAAAGGTTGCAGCCCTGTACCTGCCGGAACAGTTCGACGTCGCTCTGGTTAACGGGGTGTTCGGCTGGGGCGTTAACTCCGTTGAGGGACAAAATGAAGCGGTTGAGGGACTTGCCCGCGTGCTGAAGCCGGGGGGCTTGCTGATGCTGGGCTGGAACACCAACCGCTCCTGCGACCCATGCAAACTGCCCGCCGTAACCCGGTTTTTTACGCCGTCTCAACGCCCGGGGTTTGAACGGCGTATTGCGTTTGGCGCCGTTACTCACGTCTATGATTTTCTCAGCCGCCGGGCCAACCCGCTTGAACGGCCGGCCTGCGGCGGGTAA
- a CDS encoding cellulase family glycosylhydrolase: MQSSLFDGAAVIDLARKIGLLLAALPLLGSSRAATAPVTSPAMLHAAGGAVLDQTGQPVLLRSVNLSPWLVPEGYLMAQGSFAALATSPSEIRQRLVDVVGPEKAAAFWRDWTAAFVDANDFRNLRADGFNCVRLPLNARFITSRIEPGGVVFDAAGIAPVDQAVSWGAETGVYVILDLHDAPGGQGPFSTVSDVPSFDHTPRLWQGPTAAENRRKTIALWRALASRYAGARSVGGYDLLNEPALPPGVAPAELAALYNAVIEAIRSVDRDHMIVLEGDKYARDFSMIRSVADPNVMYEFHEYRMFNPQWRSPTVASLAQLLQLREATGKPVWLGEFGESSFAWQAQVVSLLKANGIGWAVWPWKRIDFGDALPVIEAIEPPEPWKRISGYLAGRRFSRKPSPAEAEQATSEMLVAIRTSNCRKNQALASTLAGH, from the coding sequence ATGCAGAGTTCGTTATTCGATGGCGCGGCGGTAATCGATCTGGCCCGGAAAATAGGCCTGCTGCTTGCGGCGTTGCCGTTGCTCGGCTCGTCACGCGCCGCAACGGCTCCAGTCACGTCTCCGGCGATGCTGCATGCGGCCGGTGGCGCAGTGCTCGATCAAACCGGCCAGCCGGTGCTGCTGCGCTCCGTCAACCTCAGTCCCTGGCTCGTGCCGGAGGGGTATTTGATGGCGCAAGGCAGCTTTGCCGCCCTCGCGACGTCTCCGTCCGAGATCAGGCAACGGCTCGTGGATGTCGTCGGCCCGGAAAAGGCGGCGGCGTTCTGGCGGGATTGGACGGCCGCATTCGTTGACGCAAACGACTTCCGGAACCTGCGCGCTGACGGGTTCAACTGCGTCCGCCTTCCCTTGAACGCGAGGTTCATCACGAGCCGGATCGAGCCCGGCGGCGTTGTCTTCGACGCAGCGGGGATTGCGCCGGTCGATCAGGCTGTCTCCTGGGGTGCCGAAACCGGCGTTTACGTCATCCTCGACCTGCATGATGCCCCTGGCGGTCAGGGACCGTTCTCAACCGTGTCCGACGTGCCCTCGTTCGATCATACGCCCCGGCTGTGGCAAGGGCCGACTGCGGCGGAAAACCGGAGGAAGACGATTGCACTCTGGCGCGCGCTCGCATCGCGCTATGCCGGGGCGCGCTCTGTAGGCGGCTACGATCTGCTCAACGAGCCGGCCCTGCCGCCCGGCGTGGCTCCGGCCGAGCTGGCGGCACTCTACAACGCAGTTATCGAGGCCATAAGGTCGGTCGATCGCGACCACATGATCGTGCTCGAAGGCGACAAATACGCGCGCGATTTCTCGATGATCCGATCCGTCGCCGATCCGAACGTCATGTACGAGTTCCACGAGTACCGGATGTTCAATCCCCAATGGCGCTCGCCGACTGTTGCCTCGCTGGCACAACTGCTCCAGCTGCGTGAAGCGACGGGAAAGCCGGTATGGCTGGGCGAGTTTGGGGAAAGCTCCTTCGCTTGGCAGGCTCAAGTCGTCAGCCTGCTTAAGGCCAACGGCATCGGCTGGGCAGTCTGGCCCTGGAAGCGCATCGATTTCGGGGACGCTCTTCCTGTGATCGAGGCGATCGAGCCGCCGGAGCCTTGGAAGCGGATCTCCGGATACCTGGCCGGCCGGCGTTTTTCGAGAAAGCCGTCGCCGGCTGAAGCCGAGCAGGCGACGTCTGAAATGCTCGTGGCGATCCGCACTTCGAACTGTCGCAAGAACCAGGCGCTGGCGAGCACGCTCGCGGGTCACTGA